In a single window of the Magnolia sinica isolate HGM2019 chromosome 7, MsV1, whole genome shotgun sequence genome:
- the LOC131251560 gene encoding lon protease homolog 2, peroxisomal-like yields MALPSSHGKKFMGKIFEEKSGGFVTCETHSEEKRVDNIVGIAYVMDMLDYVEKDMVKLVIQRCTREAGVRNLERNLAALACAAAVEAAEQECAVPVSKDGAEVEMEVIPMGVNGHEISNALRSTPALVVDEAMLEKILGPPRFDDRETTERMATPGVSVGLVWTSFGGDVQFVEATSMVGKGDLHLTGQLGDVIKESTQIALTWKMFLGWRFLQSKKTHRCQDSINLMFQQMLSDNRTSCSCSSAKQKSYPNLAL; encoded by the exons ATGGCCCTACCTAGCTCTCATGGCAAGAAGTTCATGGGAAAGATTTTCGAAGAAAAGTCTGGTGGGTTTGTCACTTGTGAGACCCATTCCGAAGAAAAGCGTGTTGACAATATAGTGGGTATTGCATATGTAATGGATATGCTAGATTATGTTGAAAAG GATATGGTGAAGCTTGTGATTCAGAGATGTACTAGAGAAGCTGGTGTGCGAAATCTAGAGAGAAACTTAGCTGCCCTGGCTTGTGCAGCTGCTGTCGAAGCTGCTGAGCAAGAATGTGCAGTTCCAGTCAGCAAAGATG GTGCTGAAGTTGAAATGGAAGTCATTCCAATGGGTGTTAACGGACATGAAATATCAAATGCTCTTAGGAGTACCCCAGCATTGGTTGTAGATGAGGCTATGCTGGAAAAGATACTGGGG CCTCCTAGGTTTGATGACAGAGAAACTACAGAACGTATGGCAACTCCTGGAGTTTCAGTTGGGCTTGTCTGGACCTCCTTTGGTGGAGACGTCCAGTTCGTTGaggccacatcaatggtgggAAAGGGTGATTTGCATCTCACTGGCCAACTTGGTGATGTTATCAAAGAATCTACTCAAATAGCTCTAACATGG AAAATGTTTTTGGGGTGGCGATTTCTCCAGTCAAAGAAGACGCACCGTTGCCAAGATTCCATTAACCTGATGTTCCAACAG atgctttcagacaaccgaacaagctgtagttgttcatcagccaagcaaaagtcatacccaaatcttgcgttgtga